A part of Terriglobus roseus genomic DNA contains:
- the garD gene encoding galactarate dehydratase, with protein sequence MKPLRIQLQPEDNVAIVVNEGGLPTGTVFDDGLTLVEHVPEAHKVALVDLPKGSPVTRYGVTIGTTNADVPRGAWVHEGLMEEPAAPSLQDAPFGGAPVPDMSPLEGITFQGYRNADGTVGTRNILAISTTVQCVSATVDYAVKRIKQDLLPKYPNVDDVIAITHNYGCGIAFYAPGSEIPIRTLRNLALNPNLGGAPMVVSLGCEKMQPSSMLPASTLPVLQQAPYVVTLQDEEHHGFMEIVSAILEMADKRLEELNRRTRVTCPASDLVVGMQCGGSDAFSGVTANPAVGYASDLLVRAGATVMFSEVTEVRDGIHMLTARAANDDVARALIREMQWYDDYLAHGGMDRSANPTPGNKAGGLNNIVEKAMGSIAKSGRSQIHGVLGPGERASTKGLLFAATPASDFVCGTLQLAAGMNMHVFTTGRGTPYGLAMAPVIKLSTRSPLARRWHDLIDIDAGTIATGEETIAQVGERIFQMILDTASGKHTTWADHYGLHNEFALFNPAPIT encoded by the coding sequence CGATCTGCCGAAGGGTTCTCCGGTGACTCGTTATGGTGTCACCATAGGCACGACGAATGCTGATGTTCCGCGCGGCGCGTGGGTACATGAAGGATTGATGGAAGAACCTGCTGCGCCTTCGTTACAGGACGCTCCGTTTGGTGGCGCGCCAGTTCCGGATATGTCTCCGCTTGAAGGCATTACCTTTCAGGGTTATCGCAACGCCGATGGCACGGTGGGCACGCGCAACATCCTTGCCATTAGCACTACTGTGCAATGTGTCTCGGCCACTGTGGATTATGCGGTGAAACGCATTAAGCAGGACCTGCTGCCAAAGTATCCCAATGTGGACGACGTCATTGCCATCACGCATAACTATGGCTGTGGCATTGCGTTTTATGCGCCGGGATCTGAGATTCCTATTCGCACGCTGCGCAATCTGGCGTTGAATCCGAATCTTGGCGGCGCGCCCATGGTGGTGAGCCTGGGTTGCGAGAAGATGCAGCCCTCATCCATGCTGCCTGCGTCGACATTGCCCGTGCTGCAGCAAGCACCGTATGTGGTGACACTGCAGGATGAAGAACATCACGGCTTCATGGAGATTGTCTCTGCCATTCTTGAGATGGCGGACAAGCGTTTGGAAGAACTGAATCGGCGCACACGCGTGACATGCCCTGCAAGCGATCTTGTCGTGGGTATGCAGTGCGGCGGCAGTGATGCTTTTAGTGGAGTCACGGCGAACCCCGCAGTGGGTTATGCGAGCGATCTGCTGGTGCGTGCGGGCGCCACGGTGATGTTCAGTGAAGTAACCGAGGTGCGCGATGGCATCCACATGCTGACGGCGCGCGCAGCGAATGATGATGTGGCGCGTGCATTAATTCGCGAGATGCAGTGGTATGACGATTATCTTGCGCATGGCGGTATGGATCGCAGTGCGAACCCAACCCCCGGCAATAAAGCCGGTGGACTGAACAACATTGTGGAGAAGGCGATGGGTTCCATTGCCAAGAGTGGTCGCTCGCAAATCCATGGTGTGCTTGGGCCGGGGGAGCGTGCATCGACAAAGGGATTGCTCTTTGCAGCAACACCCGCGAGTGATTTTGTGTGCGGTACGCTGCAGCTTGCGGCGGGGATGAACATGCATGTGTTCACTACTGGACGCGGGACGCCTTATGGTTTGGCGATGGCCCCAGTGATTAAGTTGAGCACGCGATCACCGCTGGCGCGGCGCTGGCATGACCTGATTGACATCGATGCGGGCACGATCGCCACAGGCGAAGAGACGATCGCACAGGTGGGCGAGCGCATCTTCCAGATGATCCTGGATACGGCGAGTGGAAAACATACAACGTGGGCGGATCACTACGGTTTGCACAATGAGTTTGCTTTGTTTAATCCTGCACCCATCACTTAG